A genomic segment from Nicotiana sylvestris chromosome 1, ASM39365v2, whole genome shotgun sequence encodes:
- the LOC138875597 gene encoding uncharacterized protein, producing the protein MKDQTLADHLVENPVDEEYEPLRTYFPDEKVMHIDEVEQDENPGWKLFFDGTANMKGVRIGAVLISETGHHYPVTAQLRFYCTKNMAEYEACILGLRLAVDMGVQEVLVLEDSDLLVHQIQGEWETWDLKLIPYQQCLHDLCQRFRSVEFRHIPRIHNAFVDALATLTLMLHHPDKAYIDPLHIQVCDKHAYCNVVEEELDGEPWFHDIREYIKMGVYPVQATAEIDDDEWVKTRLEQLSLIDEKRLAVVCHGQLYQKRMARAYNKKVHPRKFEVGQQVLKRIIPHQVEAKGKFVPNLQGPFIVTRELSNGALYLTDIEGEV; encoded by the exons ATGAAAGACCAaacattggccgatcatttggtcgagaacccagtggatgaagaatatgagccattgaggacttattttcctgatgaaaaggtgatgcatattgacgaggtGGAGCAGGATGAAaatccaggttggaaacttttctttgatggaaccgctaacatgaaaggtgtcagAATAGGGGCTgtgctcatttctgaaacagggcaccactaccctgttacagcccaacttcgtttctattgtaccaaaaacatggctgagtatgaggcatgcattttgggtttaaggttagctgtagatatgggagtccaggaagtcttggtcttggaagATTCGGATCtgttggtgcaccagattcagggagaatgggagacttgggatttaaagctcataccgtatcaacaatgtttgcacgatctttgtcaacggttcagatcagtggagttcaggcatattcctagGATCCATAATGCGTTTGTCGATGCCTTGGCTACCTTGACATtaatgttacaccatccggataaggcttatatTGACCCTCTACATATTCAAGTCTGTGATAAGCATGCCTACTGTAATGTGGTTGAGgaggaacttgatggtgaaccgtggttccatgatatccggGAATACATCaagatgggggtgtatccagtacaggccacag ctgaaattgatgatgatgaatgggttaaAACCCGATTAGAGCAGTTAAGtctgattgacgagaaacgacTGGCGGTagtgtgtcatggtcaattgtatcagaagagaatggcaagagcttacaacaagaaggtgcatccccggaaatttgaagtgggtcagcaagtattgaaacgcatcatTCCACATCAGgtggaagctaaaggcaagtttgtcCCAAATTTGCAGGGGCCGTTCATTGTAACGAGAgagttgtccaatggtgctttgtatttaacagatatagaaggcgaagtatag